From the genome of Leptodactylus fuscus isolate aLepFus1 chromosome 1, aLepFus1.hap2, whole genome shotgun sequence, one region includes:
- the LOC142202796 gene encoding olfactory receptor 10A7-like: MATHGMRYHEFYHIQNQSSVTEFIIVGFSSSHKIQLVIAVAFLLIYLITLLGNGLILLLIFTDPYLHTPMYFFLKNLSFIEVCYVSVIIPKLLANYFSGYSRISFIGCATQMYFFLFLGTAECYLLAVMAYDRYVAICDPLHYSAIMSNSACSKMVAATWVSGILLSMGNTSFIFSLPYCGPNVIDHFICDTPPVVSLACTDTSMVETDLFAYTVMVVIVSFVIVLISYTRILAAILNIRSVSGRQKAFSTCASHITSVCLFFGTGSFMYLRPKSSHSPQSDKLIALLYSVITPLLNPMIYSLRNVEVKSALKRLLYKMVISKV, encoded by the exons ATGGCAACACATGGA ATGAGATATCATGAATTCTATCACATCCAAAATCAAAGTTCTGTTACTGAATTTATCATCGTTGGATTCTCAAGTTCACATAAGATCCAGCTTGTTATAGCTGTGGCCTTCCTCCTGATCTATCTAATCACTTTGTTAGGCAATGGCCTCATTTTGCTTCTTATCTTCACGGACCCTTATCTGCACACACCAATGTACTTTTTCCTTAAAAATCTCTCCTTTATTGAAGTATGTTATGTCTCGGTGATTATTCCCAAACTTCTTGCCAATTACTTCTCAGGATACAGTCGCATCTCATTCATAGGATGTGCCACACAgatgtattttttcctttttctcgGTACCGCTGAGTGTTACCTGCTTGCCGTTATGGCTTATGACCGTTATGTTGCCATTTGCGATCCCTTACATTATTCAGCCATTATGAGCAACTCTGCATGTAGCAAGATGGTGGCTGCTACATGGGTTAGTGGCATTTTGCTTTCCATGGGCAACACTAGTTTCATTTTTAGCCTACCATACTGTGGACCTAATGTCATTGACCATTTTATCTGCGATACGCCGCCTGTTGTGTCATTGGCATGCACAGATACCTCAATGGTAGAAACAGACCTTTTTGCATATACAGTCATGGTGGTTATTGTCTCGTTTGTTATAGTTTTAATATCTTATACTCGTATTCTTGCTGCTATCTTGAACATCCGGTCTGTATCTGGGCGCCAGAAGGCTTTTTCCACTTGTGCCTCCCACATTACCTCTGTGTGTCTGTTTTTTGGAACAGGATCTTTTATGTACCTAAGACCCAAATCAAGTCATTCCCCTCAAAGTGACAAACTCATCGCCCTGTTATATAGTGTTATAACCCCCTTACTAAATCCAATGATCTACAGTCTCAGAAATGTAGAGGTTAAAAGTGCCCTCAAGAGGTTACTGTACAAAATGGTTATAAGCAAAGTCTGA